One genomic region from Myripristis murdjan chromosome 7, fMyrMur1.1, whole genome shotgun sequence encodes:
- the LOC115362671 gene encoding tripartite motif-containing protein 16-like: MAQRGIQPDSAKFCCSICLDLLKDPVTIPCGHSYCMSCIKDCWDGEEHKEIYSCPQCRRTFTPRPVLEKSTMLADIVEEMKRMGLQAAPPDLCYAGPGDVACDFCSGRKLKALKSCLACLASYCEQHLQPHYDAAPFKKHKLVEATVKLQENICSRHDEVMKIFCRTDQQCICYLCSMDEHEGHRKVSAAAERTERQEELGLSRQKIQQRIQDTEKDVKVLQQEVEAISRSADKAVEDSEEIFTELIRLLEKRRSDVKQQIRSQQEEEVSRAEEVEEKLKQEIAELRRKDAELEQLSHTQDHIHFLQNYPSLSCLSEATHSPSINIRPLSYFEDVSAAVSELRDKLQELLSEEWSKISLTATGVDVLLPHPEPKTRAEFLQYSCHITLDPNTAHTQLSLSEENRKATLMEEEQSYPSHPDRFTGCCQVLSRESLTGRCYWEVEWKGGVDIAVAYQDISRTEDDECEFGFPVPSRMGVYLDHRAGILSFYSVSETMTLLHRVQTTFTQPLHAGLGLYDNGNTAEFCELK; this comes from the exons atggctcaacgaggaattcagccggactcggcaaagttttgctgttcgatctgtctggatctgctgaaggatccggtgactattccctgtggacacagctactgcatgagctgtattaaagactgctgggatggagaggagcacaaggaaatATACAGCTGCCCGCAGTGCAGAAGAACCTTCACACCAAGGCCTGTCCTGGAGAAAAGCACCATGTTAGCAGACAtagtggaggaaatgaagaggatgggactccaagctgctcctcctgatctctgctacgctggacctggagatgtggcctgtgatttctgctctgggaggaaactgaaagccctcaagtcctgtctggcgtgtctggcctcttactgtgagcagcacctccagcctcactacgATGCAGCTCCATttaagaaacacaagctggtggaagccactgtgaagcttcaggagaacatctgctctcgtcacgatgaggtgatgaagattttctgccgcactgatcagcagtgtatctgttatctctgctccatggatgaacatgAAGGCCACCGcaaagtctcagctgcagcagaaaggaccgagaggcaggaagagctcgggctgagtcggcaaaaaatccagcagagaatccaggacacagagaaagacgtgaaggtgcttcagcaggaggtggaggccatcagtcgctctgctgataaagcagtggaggacagtgaggagatcttcactgagctgatccGTTTGCttgagaaaagaaggtctgatgtgaagcagcagatcagatcccagcaggaagaggaagtgagtcgggctgaagaagttgaggagaagctgaagcaggagatcgctgagctgaggaggaaagacgctgagctggagcagctctcacacacacaggatcacatccattttctacagaattacccctcgctctcatgtctcagtgaagctacacactcacccagcatcaacatccgtcctctgagctactttgaggatgtgagtgcagctgtgtcagagctgagagacaaactacaggagcttcttagtgaggaatggtccaagatctcactgacagcGACTGGAGTGGATGTTCTACTGCCTCACccagagcccaagaccagagctgagttcttacaatattcatgtcacatcacactggatccaaacacagcacacacacagctgtcattatctgaggagaacagaaaagcaacattaaTGGAAGAAGAAcagtcatatcccagtcacccagacagatttactggATGTTGTcaggtcctgagcagagagagtctgactggacgttgttactgggaggtggagtggaaggGGGGAGTTGATATAGCAGTCgcatatcaggatatcagcagaacagaGGACGATGAATGTGAATTTGGAT TCCCTGTGCCCTCCAGAatgggagtgtacctggatcacagagcaggtattctgtccttctacagcgtctctgaaaccatgactctcctccacagagtccagaccacgttcactcagcctctccatgctggacttGGGCTTTACGATAACGGAaacactgcagagttttgtgagctcaagtag
- the LOC115361598 gene encoding tripartite motif-containing protein 16-like isoform X2 yields MAQRGIQPDSAKFCCSICLDLLKDPVTIPCGHSYCMSCIKDCWDGEEHKEIYSCPQCRRTFTPRPVLEKNTMFAELLEEMKKMGLQAAPPDLCYAGPGDVACDFCSGRKLKALKSCLACLASYCEQHLQPHYDSAPFKKHKLVEATVKLQENICSHHDEVMKIFCRTDQQCICYLCSMDEHKGHDTVSAAAERTERQEELGLSRQKIQQRIQDTEKDVKVLQQEVEAISRSADKAVEDSEEIFTELIHLLEKRRSDMKQQIRSQQEEEVSRAEEVEEKLKQEIAELRRKDAELEQLSHTQDHIHFLQKYPSLSCLSESTHSPSINIRPLSYFEDVTAAVSELRDKLQELLSEERSKISLTATGVDVLLSQPEPKTRAEFLQYSCHITLDPNTAHPRLSLSEENRKITRMTNGHSYPSHSDRFTRWCQVLSRESLTGRCYWEVKWKGRVHIAVSYKDISRTGEGVACGFGYSDKSWSLICYNRNRHFRHNNIETEIPLPVSSRVGVYLDHRAGVLSFYNVSETMTLLHRVQTTFTQPLHPSAGL; encoded by the coding sequence atggcgcagcgaggaattcagccggactctgcaaagttttgctgttccatctgtctggatctgctgaaggatccggtgactattccctgtggacacagctactgcatgagctgtattaaagactgctgggatggagaggagcacaaggaaatctacagctgcccgCAGTGCAGAAGAACCTTCACACCGAGGCCTGTCCTagagaaaaacaccatgtttgcagagttactggaggaaatgaagaagatgggactccaagctgctcctcctgatctctgctacgctggacctggagatgtggcctgtgatttctgctctgggaggaaactgaaagccctcaagtcctgtctggcgtgtctggcctcttactgtgagcagcacctccagcctcactacgATTCAGCTCCATttaagaaacacaagctggtggaagccaccgtgaagcttcaggagaacatctgctctcatcacgatgaggtgatgaagattttctgccgcactgatcagcagtgtatctgttatctctgctccatggatgaacataaaggccatgacacagtctcagctgcagcagaaaggaccgagaggcaggaagagctcgggctgagtcggcaaaaaatccagcagagaatccaggacacagagaaagacgtgaaggtgcttcagcaggaggtggaggccatcagtcgctctgctgataaagcagtggaggacagtgaggagatcttcactgagctgatccATTTGCttgagaaaagaaggtctgatatgaagcagcagatcagatcccagcaggaagaggaagtgagtcgggctgaagaagttgaggagaagctgaagcaggagatcgctgagctgaggaggaaagacgctgagctggagcagctctcacacacacaggatcacatccattttctacagaagtacccctcgctctcatgtctcagtgaatctacacactcacccagcatcaacatccgtcctctgagctactttgaggatgtgactgcagctgtgtcagagctgagagacaaactacaggagcttcttagtgaggaacggtccaagatctcactgacagcgactggagtggatgttctactgtcacaaccagagcccaagaccagagctgagttcttacaatattcatgtcacatcacactggatccaaacacagcacacccacggctgtcattatctgaggagaacagaaaaataacacgAATGACAAATGGACACTCATATCCCAGTCACTCAGACAGATTTACTCGATGGTGTcaggtcctgagcagagagagtctgactggacgttgttactgggaggtgaagTGGAAGGGGAGAGTTCATATAGCAGTCTCATATaaggatatcagcagaacaggggAAGGGGTTGCATGTGGATTTGGATACAGTGACAAATCTTGGTCATTGATTTGTTACAACAGGAACCGTCACTTCAGACACAACAATATTGAAACTGAAATcccgctccctgtgtcctccagagtgggagtgtacctggatcacagagcaggtgttctgtccttctacaacgtctctgaaaccatgactctcctccacagagtccagaccacgttcactcagcctctccat
- the LOC115361598 gene encoding tripartite motif-containing protein 16-like isoform X1 → MAQRGIQPDSAKFCCSICLDLLKDPVTIPCGHSYCMSCIKDCWDGEEHKEIYSCPQCRRTFTPRPVLEKNTMFAELLEEMKKMGLQAAPPDLCYAGPGDVACDFCSGRKLKALKSCLACLASYCEQHLQPHYDSAPFKKHKLVEATVKLQENICSHHDEVMKIFCRTDQQCICYLCSMDEHKGHDTVSAAAERTERQEELGLSRQKIQQRIQDTEKDVKVLQQEVEAISRSADKAVEDSEEIFTELIHLLEKRRSDMKQQIRSQQEEEVSRAEEVEEKLKQEIAELRRKDAELEQLSHTQDHIHFLQKYPSLSCLSESTHSPSINIRPLSYFEDVTAAVSELRDKLQELLSEERSKISLTATGVDVLLSQPEPKTRAEFLQYSCHITLDPNTAHPRLSLSEENRKITRMTNGHSYPSHSDRFTRWCQVLSRESLTGRCYWEVKWKGRVHIAVSYKDISRTGEGVACGFGYSDKSWSLICYNRNRHFRHNNIETEIPLPVSSRVGVYLDHRAGVLSFYNVSETMTLLHRVQTTFTQPLHAGLCLFDDGAIAEFCELK, encoded by the coding sequence atggcgcagcgaggaattcagccggactctgcaaagttttgctgttccatctgtctggatctgctgaaggatccggtgactattccctgtggacacagctactgcatgagctgtattaaagactgctgggatggagaggagcacaaggaaatctacagctgcccgCAGTGCAGAAGAACCTTCACACCGAGGCCTGTCCTagagaaaaacaccatgtttgcagagttactggaggaaatgaagaagatgggactccaagctgctcctcctgatctctgctacgctggacctggagatgtggcctgtgatttctgctctgggaggaaactgaaagccctcaagtcctgtctggcgtgtctggcctcttactgtgagcagcacctccagcctcactacgATTCAGCTCCATttaagaaacacaagctggtggaagccaccgtgaagcttcaggagaacatctgctctcatcacgatgaggtgatgaagattttctgccgcactgatcagcagtgtatctgttatctctgctccatggatgaacataaaggccatgacacagtctcagctgcagcagaaaggaccgagaggcaggaagagctcgggctgagtcggcaaaaaatccagcagagaatccaggacacagagaaagacgtgaaggtgcttcagcaggaggtggaggccatcagtcgctctgctgataaagcagtggaggacagtgaggagatcttcactgagctgatccATTTGCttgagaaaagaaggtctgatatgaagcagcagatcagatcccagcaggaagaggaagtgagtcgggctgaagaagttgaggagaagctgaagcaggagatcgctgagctgaggaggaaagacgctgagctggagcagctctcacacacacaggatcacatccattttctacagaagtacccctcgctctcatgtctcagtgaatctacacactcacccagcatcaacatccgtcctctgagctactttgaggatgtgactgcagctgtgtcagagctgagagacaaactacaggagcttcttagtgaggaacggtccaagatctcactgacagcgactggagtggatgttctactgtcacaaccagagcccaagaccagagctgagttcttacaatattcatgtcacatcacactggatccaaacacagcacacccacggctgtcattatctgaggagaacagaaaaataacacgAATGACAAATGGACACTCATATCCCAGTCACTCAGACAGATTTACTCGATGGTGTcaggtcctgagcagagagagtctgactggacgttgttactgggaggtgaagTGGAAGGGGAGAGTTCATATAGCAGTCTCATATaaggatatcagcagaacaggggAAGGGGTTGCATGTGGATTTGGATACAGTGACAAATCTTGGTCATTGATTTGTTACAACAGGAACCGTCACTTCAGACACAACAATATTGAAACTGAAATcccgctccctgtgtcctccagagtgggagtgtacctggatcacagagcaggtgttctgtccttctacaacgtctctgaaaccatgactctcctccacagagtccagaccacgttcactcagcctctccatgctggacttTGCCTTTTCGATGACGGAGCCATtgcagagttttgtgagctcaagtag